The Terriglobus sp. TAA 43 sequence GCCGGTGGATGACGTGCCATAGAAGATGTCGCCTTCCAGCGGGTCAGCATAAGCCTGCTCGCGAACGTAGACAGAGTTCAAATCGGTGGACGAGGTTTGCGTTGTCACCAGGTTCGTTCCGCCGACACCGACGACATGCGGGCTGGATGCGGGGAAGCTGACCGCCGCGATGGCAGGTCCGCAGTCCGGGACGCCGTCAAAGCAGGCTGGCGGGAAGGCGGTCAACGCGCCTGCATCGCCCGAACTGGCAATGAAGGTAATGCCCTGCGCCGTTCCCTGCGCAAGCAGGTCATTCTCTTCCTTCAGCAGGTAGCTGAAGTCCGTGCCGTCGTTGTATTCCGCCTTGTAGAAGATCTCTGGCGAACCGAAGGACATGCTGACCACGTCGGCCTTGTTGTCGTTCACAATTTGCGACAAGCCCGCCATGATGCTGTCATCGGACAGGTCTGGCATGTTGTACAGGATCAGCTTCGCCTGCGGCGCCATACCGCCGGACTGCTGCAGATCAAGATGCGTCTCCGTGGAACCAACAGGATCATACGGCGCACCACCATTGATCTGCACCGTGGAGATCTTTGGCGTAGCGATCTTCTCGTGAGTGAAATATGCGTTCACATCCGTCGGGTTGTAATCGCCCGTCATCAGAATGCCGATAGTGACGCCCTTGCCGGTGTACGCGGTATACGACGGCCAGCCGTACGCCTGCTTCAGGTCCGTGAACCAATAGGGGCCTGCCGTGCTGTAACGATTCTGCGGGTTTGCCGCGGGTGCAGTGTGTACATACGAACGCGCGCGCACAAAACCGGAGAGACCAGACACGATTGCGCCGCTCTGCGAGAGCGCACCGGTGAGTGTCGGAGCCTGCGCCGCCATCACAGTCTTACGGCCATTGTGGAACGCTCCATCGTGCAGCGTAGTGCGCAACGCCGCTTCCACTGCGGATGCCTTGCCGCTGCAATGCAGCATTTGTGGACCGGCAACGGTCACATCAATTCCCTGCGCTGCCAGTTGAGCAAGAACCTCCTTTAGCAGCGAGGTGGAAGGCATGTACTTCGCCTTAAACTCGTCCGGCGTCAGCCATTTCTGATAGCGGGATGAGGTCGAGTCGTGTAATGCGGCGATGTCATTGTCGAGCGCATCGCGGTTCTGCAGAGGCAGGTAGATATTGAATCCCACCTGTTCTGAAGACGGCGCGCGGCCTTTGTCCAGCGCCTTTTCCGCAGCAAATGCGCTGGTAACGGTGAGTGCGATGGCAGCAGCGGCGACGTATCGGCAAGTCTTTATGGTGTTCACGTCCAGTTCCTCCGGGAGACGACACAAGAAAAGGGGGACGCAGCCAGAGCGATACTCCGCTCCGTGATGCGGACCCATGGATAGGGGTGCCTGCGAGAGTCGCATGCACCATTTGGCAAAGCAATGCACAAGAGGCTTAAGCCCCAACCGCATAAACAAAAAGCGCAGCCTTTCGCTGCGCTTCTTGTTTATGGATTGTTGATCTAGCTCTTCAGCTTCATGGCATCGGCGTCCCAATGAACGACGGTGCCCTTCTCCATACTGAGCAGGCTGAGCAAAGCTGCGCCAGCCGCACGATAGCCGAAGACCGCGTTTTCCGTGGGCTGCTGGCGGGTGCGCATGCAGTTGAAGAAGGTACGGAAGTGGTCGGCGGTGTCGTCGTAACCGGCGGGAGCGATGTAACGCTCCACACCCGTTCCAATCAACGCAGCACGGGCAGCGGCGTCTTCCGCATGCTTCTGCGCGTAGTCGGCCTTCAGGCGAGCCTGCATCTCGTTGGTGAACGAGCCAATGCTCATACCCGGTCCCTTTTCGCGCGGGACCTTGTTCACGATGACGCCGCGGCTGGTGATCTCCATGCTGCCTTCCGTGCCAACGAAGGTGAAGCCTTCGCTCTCTTCGCCACCATCGACGAAGTTCACACGCAGTTCCAGGTTCCAGTCACCGTAGTCATACAGGCCCAGCAGAACATCGGGAACATCGCGGCCATCCTTCCAGTAACGCAGACCACCAGTGGCATAGGCTCGCGAAGGGCCGTTGGTGCCGGTGATGAAGTGCGTTCCGCTGAACAGGTGGACAAATAGATCGCCCGCCACACCGGTGCCGTAATCCTTGTACTTGCGCCATTGGAAGAAGCGTTCCGGGTCCCATGCATGCTTGGGCGCGGCGCCCTGGAAACGCGGCCAGTCGCAGGTCTGTTCGTTGGCATCCAGCGGCACGGTGTATTCCCATGCGCCCTGCGCGGAGTTGCGATCCCAGTGGCCCTGGACCAGGTTCAGCTTGCCGATAGCACCGGCAGCCAGCAGTTCCTTCGCCTTGATGTAGATCATCGACGACACGCGCTGCGATCCGATCTGGATGACGCGGTTGTACTTCTTGGCCGCGTCAATCATCAGCGGGCCATCCGCGTATTCGTGGATCATCGGCTTTTCGCAGTAGACGTCCTTGCCCGCAGCCATCGCATCGATGGCAACCTTGCGGTGCCAGTGGTCCGGCGTGCCGATGATGACAGCGTCAATGTCGCTGCGCTTCAGGATTTCGTTGTAATCCTTGGTCGTCTGCAGGTCATTGCCCCACATCTCCTTGGAGTGGGCCAGTCGACCGTCGTAGCAATCGGCCACGGCCAGCAGTTTGACGTTGGGCAACGTCAGCGCGGATTTCGTGATCGACTGACCGCGTCCGCCCGCACCAATCAGGGCAACGTGGATCTGGTCGTTTGGCCCCAGGCGGCGTTCCTGGGCAAAGGTCCTCAACAGCGGAATCTGTGTTCCCGCAGCAGCAAGGCCGGCATTCCGCAAAAATGAGCGGCGATTCAATGACATGCTTTGTATTCCTCCAGCAGCACCCGTCATCGTAAGCGATGCGCCTATCATCTGCCCAACAGGGCGAATGAAAATGCTGCACTGACAGGTGAAATTCCAATACAGTATGGGGTACGTTTCCACTTCACTCCAAACGCACCAGAAGGACCCCGCATGAAGTTTCCCGCCTGTTCTGCGATTGCCGCCGTTGCCGTATTTGGCCTTGGTATGACCGCCTCTGCCCAGCAGATGTCTCTTGCTCTGGATGGGCAGGAAGCTTCCATCACCGTTCCGAAGCCTGCGGTATCCATGGACCTGGCCGCCATCGATAAGACGGCCGATCCCTGCACTGACTTTTACGCCTACGCCTGCGGCAACTGGCGCAAGGATCATCCCATCCCCGCAGACAAGGTGCGCTTTGGCCGCTTTGACGAACTGCAGGAGCGCAACGTCTATACCGTCTACGCGCTGCTGAAGGACGCCGCCGCCAGCCCGAAGACACCGTTGCAGACCAAGTACGGCAACTTCTTCGCAGCCTGCATGAATGACGATCTGGCAGAGAAGCTGGGCGCAAAACCAATCCAGCCCGTGCTGGCTCAGATCGACGGCTGGAGCGACAAGAAACAGTTGGCAAAGCTGGTGGGTACGTTGGAAGACGTTTACGGCACATCGCTGTTTTACGGCTTCGGTTCGCAGCAGGACCAGAAGGACAGCAGCAAGCAGATTCCCGGACTGTTCCAGGGCGGTATATCGCTGCCCGATCGTGACTACTATCTGCAGGACGACGAGCGCATGGTCACGCTGCGCAAACAATATGTGGAGCACGTAACGAAGATGTTCGTCCTTGCGGGCGACTCACCGGAGAAGGCCGCCGCCGAAGCTCAGGCCGTGCTGAAGATTGAAACGGCACTGGCGCAGGCCTCGATGCCACGCGTGGAACTGCGTGATCCGGCGAAGCGTTATCACCCGCAGCCGATCACCGAACTGCAGGGCTACACGGCGAACTTCCAGTGGAGCGACTACTTCACTGCCATCAAGACGCCGGTGACAAACCTGAACGTGGGCACGCCGGATTTCTTCAAGGGATTCAACGATCAGATCGCTTCGTCCAGCACCGACGACCTGAAGAGCTATATGCGCTGGCATGTGATTCACGGCTCGGCGGGCGCATTGAGCAAGGCGTTTGATCAGGAGAACTTCCGCTTCTTCGCGCAGACACTGCAGGGCCAGAAGGAACAGGCACCGCGCTGGAAGCGTTGCACGCAGCAGACCGATGCCGCACTGGGCGAAGCTGTTGGTGCGGACTGGGTGGCAAAGTACTTCACCCCCGAAGCCAAGAAGAACATGCAGGAACTGGTGCACCAGCTTGAAGCAGCGCTGGGTGATGACATCAAGAACCTGGATTGGATGAGCGCCACCACCAAGCAGGAGGCGCTGAAGAAGCTCTCAGCCTTCCGCGACAAGATTGGTTATCCCGAAGTCTGGCGCGATTACAGCAAGCTCGAAGTGAAGCGCGATGATCGCCTGGGCAATCTGCAGCGCGTCGATATCTTTACGGATCGTCGTGACCTGAACAAGATCGGCAAGCCGGTAAACGAGAAGGAATGGGGCATGACACCGCCCACCGTCAACGCCTATTACAGCCCGGCGATGAACGACATCAACTTCCCTGCCGGCATTCTGCAGCCGCCGTTCTATGACCTGAAGATTGATCCGGCTGTGAACTACGGCGCCATCGGCGTGGTGATTGGCCACGAGATGACGCACGGCTTTGACGATCAGGGCAGCAAGTTCGATCCGCAGGGCAACGTACGTTCCTGGTGGACAGACGCCGACAAGGCTGAGTTCGACAAGCGCACCCAGTGCGAAGTGGACGAGTACGGATCGTTTGAACCGGTTCCGGGCACCAAGCTGAACGGCAAGCTGACGCTGGGTGAAAACACCGCGGACAACGGTGGCCTGCAGGTAGCCTACATGGCCATGCAGAAGGAACTGGACAAGCTGGGTCCGGATTCGCGCAAGTCCATTGACGGTTACACACCGGAGCAGCGCTTCTACCTGGGCTACGCGCAGGTGTGGTGCGAAAACACCCGCGACGAAGCAGCACGCGTTCGCGCCAAGACCGATCCGCACTCGCCCGGCCGCTTCCGTACCAACGGCGGCGTACAGAATCAGGCGAACTTCGCAAAGGCGTTCTCCTGCAAGCAGGGACAGCCGATGGCACCGGTAAACGCTTGCCGCGTCTGGTAAACGAACACGCACTCCCTTAAAGGAAGGGCGCGGCTCACGTAGCCGCGCCTTTTTCTGAGGAAAACAATTCCTTTTCGAGCCAGAACTTAGGGCTAACCTTTGCCACAAATCGCCGTCTACTCGGCACAGTAATAAGAAGCGGTAAAGGTTCTGACAGCGGCGGTGGCGGAAATCCCCCGCGGCGCATACAATCAACAGAGCATTTTCACTTCCCAGGCGAACGTGTGTCTTGCCGGTGGCATGTGTCCGGGGCCGCCCATGGGAATCGAAGGAAACACATGAAGTTGAGTGGAATCGGCCGGAACGTTCTGGCCTGTGCGGCAACAGTAGGTCTCTCCCTGGGAATCACCTCGTGCGGCAGCTATACGGTTGGCTACCTGTGGGTAATGGAAGGCCAAACCAGCAGCAATAGCGCCGCGGGCACCATTACCGGCTACAAGATTGATAACTACTCCGGCAACCTGACGGAGATGGTGCATTCGCCCTTCCCGGCCGGTGGCAGCAACCCTGTTATGGGCGTTGTGAAGCCCGGCGGACGCTACCTGTATGTTCTGAATCAGGGCGACGCGAATAATTCCGTTTCTCAGTTCAGCGTCGGCGGCGACGGTGTACTGACTTTCCAGCAGGCATTTGCCAGCCAAGGCGGAACCCCCGTCTGGATGGACATCAGCACTGGTGGCGACTATCTGTATGTTCTGGACAAGGTGTCCCCGGACAGCAAGACCACCTGCGCTTCTGCGACCGGCTTGCTGACGGCTGCATGCGGCGCCATCACAGTTTTCGCGATTGACGCCGACACTGGTCGTCTGTCGCTGGTGCAGAACCAGTCCGTGAAGAACAACGGCACGTACCTGACCTACACCTCGACCGGCCCTCAGCCGACCCGCATCAAGACCACTTCGTCTGCCTCTGTCATCGTCGTCAACGGCGACCAGACGGTGACCTCACTCGCAGTGGGCACTGGCGGACAGCTGACGGTGAATGCGAACTCGACGCAGGTCATCGACCAGACGCAGACCATCAACATCACCTCCATCACTCTTGGTGGCAGCTACCTGTACCTGACCGATGGTGCAAACAACCGCATCCTGCAGTACACGGTTTCCAGCGCAGGCGTTCTGCAGCCTGTAACCGGTGGCCAGGTGGCCAACTTCGTCAGCGGCGCGACCCCGGTCTGGACCCTGACGGATTCCGCCAACAAGTGGCTGTATGTTCTGAATCAGAACAATACCTCCACCTCCACGTCCAAGAGCTCCGTCGGCGCGTACCAGATTCTGAGCACCGGCCAGCTGCAGCAGCAGGGTGGCCAGTTGAACCCGTATTCTGTAGGTTCCGGTCCGGTTTGCATGGTGGAAGACCCCTCCAAGCAGTGGGTGTACACCTCCAACCAGGATGGAACGGTGACGGGTTACCACATCGATCACAATCAGGGCACGCTGCAGGTTCTGCAGCACGGCTCCACCTTCCAGGCAACGGGACGTCCGGCCTGCCTGGTCGTCAGCGGCATCACGAGCTAGCACGGGAATATGCGGGATGGTCGCAAGGTCATCCCGCAACCGGCAACACGATTTGAGGAAATGCAACGCATGAAGTTCAACCAGATCAGCCGTTTCGGCGCCGCTTCCGTTCTCTCGCTGGCAGCCTGCCTCGGCCTTACCGCCTGCTCACGCGACTATACGGTCGGCTTTCTCTATGTGACCTCGTCCAAGGCCAGCACGACGACCAACCAGAACGGCGTGCTCAACGAGTTCGGCATCGACTACCAGACCGGATCGCTGATCCGCCTGGCATCGTCCGGCCAGGACACCGGCGGCCGTAACCCTGTGGCGCTTGCCATCACTTCTAACCAGAAGACCGTTTTCGTGGTGAACAAGGACGATAGCAATATCGTCAACTTCGCCATCGGCACGGACGGCAAGCTGTACGCGCAGAAGACGGTCACCGTAGCGGGTTCGTTCCCCACGGCGCTCGCCATCTCTGGCGACAGCAAGTTCCTGTACGTCACCTTTACCTATCAGCCGGGCTACACCACGGCGAACCCGGGTCCCGGCGGCGTGGAAGTCTTCCCGCTGTCGACAGATACCAGCACGGGTACGGTTTCCCTGGGAACCCCGCTCTCCAACGGCGGCCTGAACTACTTCCCGC is a genomic window containing:
- a CDS encoding protease pro-enzyme activation domain-containing protein → MNTIKTCRYVAAAAIALTVTSAFAAEKALDKGRAPSSEQVGFNIYLPLQNRDALDNDIAALHDSTSSRYQKWLTPDEFKAKYMPSTSLLKEVLAQLAAQGIDVTVAGPQMLHCSGKASAVEAALRTTLHDGAFHNGRKTVMAAQAPTLTGALSQSGAIVSGLSGFVRARSYVHTAPAANPQNRYSTAGPYWFTDLKQAYGWPSYTAYTGKGVTIGILMTGDYNPTDVNAYFTHEKIATPKISTVQINGGAPYDPVGSTETHLDLQQSGGMAPQAKLILYNMPDLSDDSIMAGLSQIVNDNKADVVSMSFGSPEIFYKAEYNDGTDFSYLLKEENDLLAQGTAQGITFIASSGDAGALTAFPPACFDGVPDCGPAIAAVSFPASSPHVVGVGGTNLVTTQTSSTDLNSVYVREQAYADPLEGDIFYGTSSTGQYWGSGGGDSVYFRKPLFQALVNTGNAKYRTVPDVSLHMGGCPQGAITCSADDSSDIVTIGGFNYSVIGTSASAPDFAGLTALAVQRYGRRIGNENYYIYALAALQNLGLTKVYRQGIPGFNGLYSTTNKGYNRVLGNGTVIGKQFLLAPLVPSAGTPQTPSNP
- a CDS encoding Gfo/Idh/MocA family protein — translated: MSLNRRSFLRNAGLAAAGTQIPLLRTFAQERRLGPNDQIHVALIGAGGRGQSITKSALTLPNVKLLAVADCYDGRLAHSKEMWGNDLQTTKDYNEILKRSDIDAVIIGTPDHWHRKVAIDAMAAGKDVYCEKPMIHEYADGPLMIDAAKKYNRVIQIGSQRVSSMIYIKAKELLAAGAIGKLNLVQGHWDRNSAQGAWEYTVPLDANEQTCDWPRFQGAAPKHAWDPERFFQWRKYKDYGTGVAGDLFVHLFSGTHFITGTNGPSRAYATGGLRYWKDGRDVPDVLLGLYDYGDWNLELRVNFVDGGEESEGFTFVGTEGSMEITSRGVIVNKVPREKGPGMSIGSFTNEMQARLKADYAQKHAEDAAARAALIGTGVERYIAPAGYDDTADHFRTFFNCMRTRQQPTENAVFGYRAAGAALLSLLSMEKGTVVHWDADAMKLKS
- a CDS encoding beta-propeller fold lactonase family protein codes for the protein MKLSGIGRNVLACAATVGLSLGITSCGSYTVGYLWVMEGQTSSNSAAGTITGYKIDNYSGNLTEMVHSPFPAGGSNPVMGVVKPGGRYLYVLNQGDANNSVSQFSVGGDGVLTFQQAFASQGGTPVWMDISTGGDYLYVLDKVSPDSKTTCASATGLLTAACGAITVFAIDADTGRLSLVQNQSVKNNGTYLTYTSTGPQPTRIKTTSSASVIVVNGDQTVTSLAVGTGGQLTVNANSTQVIDQTQTINITSITLGGSYLYLTDGANNRILQYTVSSAGVLQPVTGGQVANFVSGATPVWTLTDSANKWLYVLNQNNTSTSTSKSSVGAYQILSTGQLQQQGGQLNPYSVGSGPVCMVEDPSKQWVYTSNQDGTVTGYHIDHNQGTLQVLQHGSTFQATGRPACLVVSGITS
- a CDS encoding M13 family metallopeptidase → MKFPACSAIAAVAVFGLGMTASAQQMSLALDGQEASITVPKPAVSMDLAAIDKTADPCTDFYAYACGNWRKDHPIPADKVRFGRFDELQERNVYTVYALLKDAAASPKTPLQTKYGNFFAACMNDDLAEKLGAKPIQPVLAQIDGWSDKKQLAKLVGTLEDVYGTSLFYGFGSQQDQKDSSKQIPGLFQGGISLPDRDYYLQDDERMVTLRKQYVEHVTKMFVLAGDSPEKAAAEAQAVLKIETALAQASMPRVELRDPAKRYHPQPITELQGYTANFQWSDYFTAIKTPVTNLNVGTPDFFKGFNDQIASSSTDDLKSYMRWHVIHGSAGALSKAFDQENFRFFAQTLQGQKEQAPRWKRCTQQTDAALGEAVGADWVAKYFTPEAKKNMQELVHQLEAALGDDIKNLDWMSATTKQEALKKLSAFRDKIGYPEVWRDYSKLEVKRDDRLGNLQRVDIFTDRRDLNKIGKPVNEKEWGMTPPTVNAYYSPAMNDINFPAGILQPPFYDLKIDPAVNYGAIGVVIGHEMTHGFDDQGSKFDPQGNVRSWWTDADKAEFDKRTQCEVDEYGSFEPVPGTKLNGKLTLGENTADNGGLQVAYMAMQKELDKLGPDSRKSIDGYTPEQRFYLGYAQVWCENTRDEAARVRAKTDPHSPGRFRTNGGVQNQANFAKAFSCKQGQPMAPVNACRVW